A single window of Gimesia chilikensis DNA harbors:
- a CDS encoding DUF1501 domain-containing protein — MSNLNVTRRSFLRQSALGIGPAALLSLLSRDAQSSDLGQGVIGKPHFPPRIKRVIHLCMAGGPSHLETFDDKPTLREMHGKPMPESLTKGQQVAQLQGRELKCFAPQFEFKSFGESGQRICSQFPQIGSVADNLCIIRSMYTDQINHDPAHTLFNTGSSQAGRPSMGSWLLYGLGQECDDLPGYVVLTSVGKGGQAQPIAARQWHSGFLPSRFQGVQFQSTGAPVLYLNRPDGVSMQQQKRLVQTVNQLNHSFDDLVHDSEIATRIGQYEMAFRMQTSVPGLMDLASETKETLSAYGTEGGDGTYASNCLLARRLLERGVRFVQLYHRAWDHHGGIKRSIEITAKEVDQATAALIRDLKQRGLYDDTLIVWGGEFGRTPMAQGSGRDHHIKGFSLVLGGGAIQGGKSYGTTDEFGYAAAENPVHVRDFHATLLHLFGIDHRRFSYRFQGLDFRLTGVEEAHVIKDIVS, encoded by the coding sequence ATGTCAAATCTGAATGTTACGCGACGGAGTTTTCTGCGTCAGTCTGCGCTCGGAATCGGGCCGGCGGCTTTACTGTCGTTGTTATCACGGGATGCCCAGTCCAGTGATCTGGGGCAGGGGGTGATCGGGAAACCGCATTTCCCGCCGCGGATTAAACGGGTTATTCATCTCTGTATGGCGGGAGGACCGTCTCATCTCGAAACATTTGACGACAAGCCGACGTTACGCGAGATGCACGGCAAACCGATGCCGGAATCTCTGACGAAGGGGCAGCAGGTTGCTCAGTTGCAGGGACGCGAACTCAAATGCTTTGCTCCGCAATTCGAATTTAAAAGTTTTGGCGAAAGTGGCCAGCGGATCTGTAGTCAGTTCCCCCAGATTGGATCTGTGGCGGACAATCTATGTATTATCCGGTCGATGTATACGGATCAGATCAACCATGACCCTGCTCATACGCTATTTAACACCGGTTCCTCGCAGGCAGGACGCCCCAGCATGGGGTCATGGCTGTTGTATGGCCTGGGACAGGAATGTGATGACCTGCCCGGTTATGTTGTGCTGACCAGCGTCGGGAAGGGGGGACAGGCACAGCCGATTGCCGCCCGTCAATGGCACAGTGGGTTTCTACCTTCACGCTTCCAGGGGGTTCAGTTTCAGTCGACGGGGGCACCAGTACTTTACCTGAACCGACCTGATGGTGTGTCGATGCAGCAGCAGAAGCGGCTCGTACAGACGGTCAACCAGTTGAATCACAGCTTCGATGACCTGGTGCATGATTCTGAAATCGCCACCCGGATCGGGCAGTACGAAATGGCATTTCGGATGCAGACCAGTGTGCCGGGGCTGATGGATCTGGCGAGTGAAACCAAAGAGACGTTATCAGCTTACGGGACAGAAGGAGGCGATGGAACCTATGCATCCAACTGCCTGCTCGCACGACGACTGCTCGAACGTGGCGTGCGTTTCGTGCAGTTATACCACCGTGCGTGGGACCACCATGGCGGGATCAAACGTTCGATTGAGATTACCGCGAAAGAAGTCGACCAGGCGACCGCGGCTCTGATTCGCGATTTGAAACAACGAGGACTTTATGATGACACGCTGATTGTCTGGGGTGGTGAATTCGGCAGAACCCCGATGGCCCAGGGATCCGGGCGAGATCACCACATCAAAGGGTTTTCTCTGGTACTGGGCGGGGGAGCCATTCAGGGCGGTAAGAGCTATGGCACGACGGATGAATTCGGATACGCGGCGGCAGAAAATCCCGTGCACGTCCGGGATTTTCATGCGACCTTACTACACTTGTTCGGCATTGACCACAGGCGGTTTAGTTACCGGTTTCAGGGACTCGATTTCCGTTTGACTGGTGTGGAAGAGGCGCATGTGATCAAGGACATCGTCTCCTGA